In Musa acuminata AAA Group cultivar baxijiao chromosome BXJ2-10, Cavendish_Baxijiao_AAA, whole genome shotgun sequence, a genomic segment contains:
- the LOC135624658 gene encoding recQ-mediated genome instability protein 1-like isoform X3 has translation MRRRYLRLPSSSDEDNDLRPQTLNDPNPNPPLDISDDDFVDVPDDLPPPSPRSAEAPPEDQGSAAAATVEMVEERAGSIGPIDEFLRKLGLRLLPDWLESCADRLMAAGSGFEGLDVAGMAKRCFDQFLLSDMNVSGAGVLPENVHLMHKIELEGPFVVQVDEIVNISAPLRERYHDTPAGCKRCLKLSITDGVQRVFGMEYRPIKELEVLAASGLKVVLRNVHIRRGLLLLVPEAFAILGGMADELDAARKRLVAEINKPPRGIRKHGNISSLTTRASLAAWPSDSISLGPQTTSTLQNSNEPQILNQDHFVVPELAISGTGIGGTITEGFVDPSIGRNNTEEFPTRDVRIVAAEESIACTEQNILKEAAYDSNWPDTEHILAHNSASDMEIACASDEEDAIGEVEHPLILSGDNEIPFTYLASLFAKWATQQDNKPCVQGRIKDFSSNSGVPMNFMFMLMMEVSYLRSSLITELYRRVSAILQKRLLVHFLPLKRKLYQI, from the exons ATGCGGCGAAGGTATCTCCGGCTGCCGAGCTCCTCCGACGAGGACAACGACCTGCGACCCCAAACCCTCAACGATCCTAACCCTAATCCTCCGCTCGATATCTCCGATGATGACTTCGTCGACGTGCCGGACGACCTCCCCCCGCCCTCCCCACGCTCCGCTGAAGCCCCGCCCGAGGACCAAGGATCGGCCGCCGCCGCCACTGTAGAAATGGTGGAGGAGAGGGCTGGTTCCATCGGGCCGATCGATGAGTTCCTCCGGAAGCTCGGGCTCCGTCTCCTGCCGGACTGGCTGGAGTCGTGCGCCGACAGGTTGATGGCCGCTGGATCAGGATTTGAGGGCCTGGATGTCGCCGGGATGGCCAAGAGGTGCTTCGACCAGTTCCTTCTCTCCGATATGAATGTCTCCGGCGCCGGCGTCCTTCCGGAGAATGTGCACCTAATGCACAAGATCGAGCTTGAGGGGCCTTTTGTTGTTCAG GTTGATGAAATAGTTAACATCTCTGCTCCACTTCGGGAAAGATATCACGACACGCCTGCTGGATGCAAGAGATGCCTGAAATTGTCAATAACAGATGGCGTTCAACGTGTATTTGGCATGGAATACAGACCCATTAAAGAACTTGAGGTTCTTGCTGCTTCTGGTCTTAAG GTTGTTCTTCGTAATGTACACATACGAAGAGGACTTCTGCTGCTAGTCCCAGAAGCTTTTGCAATTCTTGGAGGGATGGCTGATGAATTAGATGCAGCACGGAAGAGGCTTGTTGCTGAAATAAATAAGCCCCCAAGAGGGATAAG GAAGCATGGTAATATATCTTCACTGACCACCAGAGCTTCTCTTGCAGCTTGGCCATCTGATTCAATTAGTTTGGGTCCACAGACAACTTCGACATTGCAAAATTCAAATGAACCTCAAATATTGAATCAAG ATCATTTTGTAGTTCCTGAATTGGCTATCTCTGGGACTGGCATTGGAGGAACGATAACCGAAGGATTTGTTGATCCTAGCATTGGGAGAAACAACACCGAAGAATTTCCTACTCGGGATGTGAGAATTGTTGCTGCTGAAGAATCTATTGCATGCACTGAACAGAATATTTTGAAAGAGGCAGCTTATGACAGCAATTGGCCAGACACAGAACATATTTTAGCCCATAATTCTGCTTCAGATATGGAAATTGCCTGTGCTTCAGATGAGGAGGATGCAATTGGCGAAGTAGAACATCCCCTCATTCTAAGTGGTGACAATGAAATCCCTTTCACATATTTGGCTTCTTTATTTGCTAAATGGGCCACACAGCAGGACAACAAACCATGTGTTCAAGGGAGAATCAAG GATTTCAGTTCAAACAGCGGAGTACCTATGAACTTCATGTTTATGTTGATGATGGAAGTCTCATATCTGAGGTCATCATTGATCACAga GTTGTACAGAAGGGTATCGGCCATTCTCCAGAAGAGGTTACTAGTGCACTTTCTTCCACTGAAAAGAAAACTGTATCAGATATGA
- the LOC135624658 gene encoding recQ-mediated genome instability protein 1-like isoform X2, with product MRRRYLRLPSSSDEDNDLRPQTLNDPNPNPPLDISDDDFVDVPDDLPPPSPRSAEAPPEDQGSAAAATVEMVEERAGSIGPIDEFLRKLGLRLLPDWLESCADRLMAAGSGFEGLDVAGMAKRCFDQFLLSDMNVSGAGVLPENVHLMHKIELEGPFVVQVDEIVNISAPLRERYHDTPAGCKRCLKLSITDGVQRVFGMEYRPIKELEVLAASGLKVVLRNVHIRRGLLLLVPEAFAILGGMADELDAARKRLVAEINKPPRGIRKHGNISSLTTRASLAAWPSDSISLGPQTTSTLQNSNEPQILNQVPELAISGTGIGGTITEGFVDPSIGRNNTEEFPTRDVRIVAAEESIACTEQNILKEAAYDSNWPDTEHILAHNSASDMEIACASDEEDAIGEVEHPLILSGDNEIPFTYLASLFAKWATQQDNKPCVQGRIKCFLTGVKGFQFKQRSTYELHVYVDDGSLISEVIIDHRVVQKGIGHSPEEVTSALSSTEKKTVSDMKDTLKTFQLFLAKFEGTMLLEMNRNSSLPVALAMKQGVSSSAPWLLLRRLAKTAAQSSQHNNLNPINLSP from the exons ATGCGGCGAAGGTATCTCCGGCTGCCGAGCTCCTCCGACGAGGACAACGACCTGCGACCCCAAACCCTCAACGATCCTAACCCTAATCCTCCGCTCGATATCTCCGATGATGACTTCGTCGACGTGCCGGACGACCTCCCCCCGCCCTCCCCACGCTCCGCTGAAGCCCCGCCCGAGGACCAAGGATCGGCCGCCGCCGCCACTGTAGAAATGGTGGAGGAGAGGGCTGGTTCCATCGGGCCGATCGATGAGTTCCTCCGGAAGCTCGGGCTCCGTCTCCTGCCGGACTGGCTGGAGTCGTGCGCCGACAGGTTGATGGCCGCTGGATCAGGATTTGAGGGCCTGGATGTCGCCGGGATGGCCAAGAGGTGCTTCGACCAGTTCCTTCTCTCCGATATGAATGTCTCCGGCGCCGGCGTCCTTCCGGAGAATGTGCACCTAATGCACAAGATCGAGCTTGAGGGGCCTTTTGTTGTTCAG GTTGATGAAATAGTTAACATCTCTGCTCCACTTCGGGAAAGATATCACGACACGCCTGCTGGATGCAAGAGATGCCTGAAATTGTCAATAACAGATGGCGTTCAACGTGTATTTGGCATGGAATACAGACCCATTAAAGAACTTGAGGTTCTTGCTGCTTCTGGTCTTAAG GTTGTTCTTCGTAATGTACACATACGAAGAGGACTTCTGCTGCTAGTCCCAGAAGCTTTTGCAATTCTTGGAGGGATGGCTGATGAATTAGATGCAGCACGGAAGAGGCTTGTTGCTGAAATAAATAAGCCCCCAAGAGGGATAAG GAAGCATGGTAATATATCTTCACTGACCACCAGAGCTTCTCTTGCAGCTTGGCCATCTGATTCAATTAGTTTGGGTCCACAGACAACTTCGACATTGCAAAATTCAAATGAACCTCAAATATTGAATCAAG TTCCTGAATTGGCTATCTCTGGGACTGGCATTGGAGGAACGATAACCGAAGGATTTGTTGATCCTAGCATTGGGAGAAACAACACCGAAGAATTTCCTACTCGGGATGTGAGAATTGTTGCTGCTGAAGAATCTATTGCATGCACTGAACAGAATATTTTGAAAGAGGCAGCTTATGACAGCAATTGGCCAGACACAGAACATATTTTAGCCCATAATTCTGCTTCAGATATGGAAATTGCCTGTGCTTCAGATGAGGAGGATGCAATTGGCGAAGTAGAACATCCCCTCATTCTAAGTGGTGACAATGAAATCCCTTTCACATATTTGGCTTCTTTATTTGCTAAATGGGCCACACAGCAGGACAACAAACCATGTGTTCAAGGGAGAATCAAG TGCTTTTTGACTGGTGTAAAAGGATTTCAGTTCAAACAGCGGAGTACCTATGAACTTCATGTTTATGTTGATGATGGAAGTCTCATATCTGAGGTCATCATTGATCACAga GTTGTACAGAAGGGTATCGGCCATTCTCCAGAAGAGGTTACTAGTGCACTTTCTTCCACTGAAAAGAAAACTGTATCAGATATGAAGGACACTTTGAAAACCTTCCAGCTTTTCTTGGCTAAATTTGAG GGCACAATGCTTCTGGAGATGAATAGAAACTCTTCACTTCCTGTTGCCCTCGCAATGAAGCAAGGGGTTTCTTCATCAGCTCCGTGGCTGCTTCTTAGAAGACTGGCAAAGACTGCTGCACAAAGCTCTCAACACAACAATTTGAATCCCATTAATTTATCTCCTTGA
- the LOC135624658 gene encoding recQ-mediated genome instability protein 1-like isoform X1, whose protein sequence is MRRRYLRLPSSSDEDNDLRPQTLNDPNPNPPLDISDDDFVDVPDDLPPPSPRSAEAPPEDQGSAAAATVEMVEERAGSIGPIDEFLRKLGLRLLPDWLESCADRLMAAGSGFEGLDVAGMAKRCFDQFLLSDMNVSGAGVLPENVHLMHKIELEGPFVVQVDEIVNISAPLRERYHDTPAGCKRCLKLSITDGVQRVFGMEYRPIKELEVLAASGLKVVLRNVHIRRGLLLLVPEAFAILGGMADELDAARKRLVAEINKPPRGIRKHGNISSLTTRASLAAWPSDSISLGPQTTSTLQNSNEPQILNQDHFVVPELAISGTGIGGTITEGFVDPSIGRNNTEEFPTRDVRIVAAEESIACTEQNILKEAAYDSNWPDTEHILAHNSASDMEIACASDEEDAIGEVEHPLILSGDNEIPFTYLASLFAKWATQQDNKPCVQGRIKCFLTGVKGFQFKQRSTYELHVYVDDGSLISEVIIDHRVVQKGIGHSPEEVTSALSSTEKKTVSDMKDTLKTFQLFLAKFEGTMLLEMNRNSSLPVALAMKQGVSSSAPWLLLRRLAKTAAQSSQHNNLNPINLSP, encoded by the exons ATGCGGCGAAGGTATCTCCGGCTGCCGAGCTCCTCCGACGAGGACAACGACCTGCGACCCCAAACCCTCAACGATCCTAACCCTAATCCTCCGCTCGATATCTCCGATGATGACTTCGTCGACGTGCCGGACGACCTCCCCCCGCCCTCCCCACGCTCCGCTGAAGCCCCGCCCGAGGACCAAGGATCGGCCGCCGCCGCCACTGTAGAAATGGTGGAGGAGAGGGCTGGTTCCATCGGGCCGATCGATGAGTTCCTCCGGAAGCTCGGGCTCCGTCTCCTGCCGGACTGGCTGGAGTCGTGCGCCGACAGGTTGATGGCCGCTGGATCAGGATTTGAGGGCCTGGATGTCGCCGGGATGGCCAAGAGGTGCTTCGACCAGTTCCTTCTCTCCGATATGAATGTCTCCGGCGCCGGCGTCCTTCCGGAGAATGTGCACCTAATGCACAAGATCGAGCTTGAGGGGCCTTTTGTTGTTCAG GTTGATGAAATAGTTAACATCTCTGCTCCACTTCGGGAAAGATATCACGACACGCCTGCTGGATGCAAGAGATGCCTGAAATTGTCAATAACAGATGGCGTTCAACGTGTATTTGGCATGGAATACAGACCCATTAAAGAACTTGAGGTTCTTGCTGCTTCTGGTCTTAAG GTTGTTCTTCGTAATGTACACATACGAAGAGGACTTCTGCTGCTAGTCCCAGAAGCTTTTGCAATTCTTGGAGGGATGGCTGATGAATTAGATGCAGCACGGAAGAGGCTTGTTGCTGAAATAAATAAGCCCCCAAGAGGGATAAG GAAGCATGGTAATATATCTTCACTGACCACCAGAGCTTCTCTTGCAGCTTGGCCATCTGATTCAATTAGTTTGGGTCCACAGACAACTTCGACATTGCAAAATTCAAATGAACCTCAAATATTGAATCAAG ATCATTTTGTAGTTCCTGAATTGGCTATCTCTGGGACTGGCATTGGAGGAACGATAACCGAAGGATTTGTTGATCCTAGCATTGGGAGAAACAACACCGAAGAATTTCCTACTCGGGATGTGAGAATTGTTGCTGCTGAAGAATCTATTGCATGCACTGAACAGAATATTTTGAAAGAGGCAGCTTATGACAGCAATTGGCCAGACACAGAACATATTTTAGCCCATAATTCTGCTTCAGATATGGAAATTGCCTGTGCTTCAGATGAGGAGGATGCAATTGGCGAAGTAGAACATCCCCTCATTCTAAGTGGTGACAATGAAATCCCTTTCACATATTTGGCTTCTTTATTTGCTAAATGGGCCACACAGCAGGACAACAAACCATGTGTTCAAGGGAGAATCAAG TGCTTTTTGACTGGTGTAAAAGGATTTCAGTTCAAACAGCGGAGTACCTATGAACTTCATGTTTATGTTGATGATGGAAGTCTCATATCTGAGGTCATCATTGATCACAga GTTGTACAGAAGGGTATCGGCCATTCTCCAGAAGAGGTTACTAGTGCACTTTCTTCCACTGAAAAGAAAACTGTATCAGATATGAAGGACACTTTGAAAACCTTCCAGCTTTTCTTGGCTAAATTTGAG GGCACAATGCTTCTGGAGATGAATAGAAACTCTTCACTTCCTGTTGCCCTCGCAATGAAGCAAGGGGTTTCTTCATCAGCTCCGTGGCTGCTTCTTAGAAGACTGGCAAAGACTGCTGCACAAAGCTCTCAACACAACAATTTGAATCCCATTAATTTATCTCCTTGA
- the LOC135625711 gene encoding transcription factor TCP20-like: MTSQPNRNAHLAVTAEKGEQRRHLAPKRNSKNDRHTKVDGRGRRVRMPALCAARIFQLTRELGHKSDGETIQWLLQQAESSIIAATGSGTIPASVLTSSSAAASTNLADSATASSGLHHNKFQESGQSRVNWATFGRPHPELWLPPVDGFDTSFFHSAAAAMPVASNLPRIGFPALEFPGTNPNQMSFTSLLGGQRPPMPGLELGLSQHGQVRIFNPQALSQFYQHIGQGSDHLHLHQHQQVQQEPQQESPTPNKKSKVSAE, encoded by the coding sequence ATGACCTCCCAGCCCAACAGAAACGCCCACCTGGCGGTCACGGCAGAGAAAGGTGAACAAAGGCGTCACCTTGCGCCGAAGCGGAACTCCAAGAACGACCGCCACACCAAGGTGGACGGCCGCGGCCGCCGGGTCCGCATGCCCGCCCTCTGCGCCGCGCGCATCTTCCAGCTCACCCGGGAGCTCGGCCACAAATCCGACGGTGAGACCATCCAGTGGCTCCTCCAGCAGGCCGAATCCTCCATCATCGCCGCCACCGGGTCTGGAACCATCCCGGCCTCTGTCCTCACGTCGTCGTCCGCAGCCGCCAGCACCAATCTGGCCGATTCCGCCACGGCGTCCTCCGGCCTGCACCACAACAAGTTTCAAGAATCAGGACAGAGCAGAGTCAACTGGGCCACGTTCGGGCGGCCGCACCCAGAACTGTGGCTGCCGCCGGTCGACGGATTCGACACGAGTTTCTTCCATTCGGCGGCAGCCGCGATGCCTGTGGCATCGAATTTGCCGAGAATTGGATTTCCTGCTTTGGAATTCCCTGGAACTAATCCCAATCAAATGAGCTTCACGTCATTGCTGGGCGGCCAGAGGCCGCCGATGCCCGGATTGGAGCTCGGATTATCACAACATGGGCAAGTTAGGATTTTCAATCCTCAGGCACTGAGTCAATTCTATCAGCATATAGGGCAGGGCAGTGACCATTTGCATCTGCATCAGCATCAGCAGGTGCAACAAGAACCGCAACAAGAATCTCCTACTCCTAACAAAAAATCAAAGGTGTCTGCAGAGTAA